From one Xyrauchen texanus isolate HMW12.3.18 chromosome 17, RBS_HiC_50CHRs, whole genome shotgun sequence genomic stretch:
- the LOC127658224 gene encoding uncharacterized protein LOC127658224 isoform X1: protein MDTAKSREPEPSSVMAPEETAPGDMNDRQREEEKETDNDTTDGFLPVISASQRRAQEKHNTVGYQKKKQRAALDFSTLSKTTSTGVKTRGALMQVFFSQGVSDKNATQGDRSGGIQVDALKQVLDSFTVPADLRWMWGEGGTETALEQTWTDIVRSHESMLKTQRHQQEALWELLNTELTYINKLKIAKDLVLAALSHCHGNGFLQEVTPTMLFSNLPSILYAHQLFWQEVMYPILQEVRLTGQPFDPMRLEGGCLQFPERFSAYFKYCWEEEINLEFTRRQLDTNPQFHTYLMWVENHPQCGRMRLGDIQAKPHQRITKYPLLLKAVLKTTEDLPTQNALHRMLNSVNNFLESINDYLQVKEDELALSVAAQRIEGYKIEGLSEEIDKHVREYCYFDLMTPLRGVGPKVIRKQLLEETLKVRGRKDNKELVVLLFTDVLLMTKTQKKSDKLKVVRPPLPLEKIHCIELKDGNSFVLVEVGDLGCAVSVYCLSTPSPDSCSSWLSALREAQMALYTLRKTDEANKTLKTTDETELNGLERTLTECELATKVKADSTSQSDSYSDFHPLKQMESISENGTQTLKEVEKSNVQQVVEGKSSPLIDQQNGLNHSAHGRVAKKDESVLTALEDSKTEGRKRSNSNGKQWEDGDAPFKKITERRVTWNSKNITQRDLLVKNQSNIPQSLLTSGHTEINDTFSQPTPSTSLSNKYQTQYGVIAEIDLHLQDEETKRKSLYSQSEEDDGFLTESGMFSRKMKSPRLRRKRPNNSQPSVSPDSSRMDSGEDGSLDFAPKTNSDVNQPRDSNPSIKPQDTYRVLKLGSLKNNQSVLWQVPEVRPSPDLQTPFKHEQTDDGNLQTKPKLKGQRWTSIQNPSSFLPDHRLSPSPPPGLDHQLHPSPLQDLLQRAKEREKERGFGKREGKAKGSTFSLQNSPTLSASPIPSASDGEREVEEEESGVRSMIYAWSWREGNVDRYEDVTNESNNVPEGISVDWPGWCFDDEEVFDFQDFDEEDWFDQTLTTNDPLRSEPKRSDRQDYGECSEV, encoded by the exons AGAACCGGAACCAAGCAGTGTCATGGCCCCTGAGGAAACTGCCCCAGGTGACATGAATGATAGACAGCGAGAGGAAGAGAAGGAAACAGACAATGACACCACAGATGGATTCCTTCCAGTTATATCAGCCAGCCAACGGAGGGCACAAGAGAAACACAATACTGTAGGCTATCAG AAAAAGAAGCAGAGGGCAGCTCTGGACTTTTCTACATTGAGCAAGACAACATCTACCGGTGTCAAGACCAGAGGTGCATTAATGCAAGTGTTTTTCAGCCAGGGAGTGTCTGACAAAAATGCCACACAGGGG gatcgATCAGGTGGCATACAGGTGGATGCACTGAAGCAGGTTCTGGACTCTTTCACTGTACCTGCTGACCTGAGGTGGATGTGGGGGGAGGGAGGTACTGAAACAGCACTGGAACAGACTTGGACTGATATAGTGCGCTCTCATgag TCTATGTTGAAAACCCAGAGACACCAGCAGGAGGCGCTGTGGGAACTGCTGAATACTGAGCTCACCTACATCAATAAACTCAAAATTGCCAAAGAC CTCGTGCTGGCTGCACTGTCACACTGTCATGGAAATGGATTTCTTCAAGAA gttACACCCACAATGCTCTTTTCCAATCTTCCCTCTATCCTTTATGCACATCAACTATTTTGGCAAGAAGTGATGTATCCAATATTACAAGAGGTCCGTCTCACTGGACAACCTTTTGACCCCATGAGACTTGAAGGTGGATGTTTGCAG TTTCCTGAACGTTTCTCTGCTTACTTTAAATACTGTTGGGAAGAGGAGATCAATTTGGAGTTTACACGCAGACAGCTTGACACAAACCCACAATTTCACACATATCTTATG TGGGTGGAAAATCATCCACAATGTGGGCGAATGCGGCTCGGCGATATTCAGGCTAAACCTCACCAAAGAATTACCAAATACCCCCTTCTGCTAAAAGCTGTTCTGAAGACCACAGAAGACCTCCCCACCCAAAATGCACTTCACAGAATG TTGAACAGTGtaaataattttctggaatctATCAATGACTACCTACAAGTTAAAGAGGATGAACTCGCCCTCTCTGTTGCTGCTCAAAGAATAGAGGGATACAAGATTGAAGGTTTGAGTGAAGAAATAGACAAG CATGTTCGAGAGTACTGCTACTTTGATTTGATGACCCCGTTGAGGGGGGTGGGGCCAAAGGTAATACGGAAACAGTTATTAGAAGAAACTTTGAAGGTCAGAGGAAGGAAGGACAATAAG gAGCTTGTGGTCCTGCTCTTTACTGATGTGCTGTTGATGACTAAAACTCAGAAGAAATCTGACAAGCTGAAAGTAGTGCGCCCCCCTCTGCCTCTGGAGAAAATCCACTGCATTGAGCTGAAAGATGGCA ATTCATTTGTGCTGGTGGAGGTTGGTGATCTGGGTTGTGCTGTCAGTGTATACTGTCTGTCCACACCCAGCCCAGACAGCTGCTCGTCATGGTTGTCTGCTCTGCGTGAGGCTCAG ATGGCCTTATACACCCTGAGGAAAACAGATGAGGCCAACAAAACACTGAAGACAACAGATGAGACTGAGTTAAATGGATTAGAAAGAACTCTCACTGAGTGCGAACTGGCTACTAAAGTCAAAGCTGATTCTACTAGCCAATCTGATTCTTACAGTGATTTTCACCCATTGAAGCAAATGGAAAGCATCTCTGAGAATGGAACACAAACATTAAAGGAAGTGGAAAAAAGTAATGTTCAACAGGTGGTGGAGGGTAAGAGCTCTCCACTTATTGATCAACAGAATGGTCTGAACCATTCAGCTCATGGAAGGGTTGCAAAAAAGGATGAAAGTGTACTGACTGCTTTAGAGGATTCAAAAACTGAAGGGAGAAAGAGAAGTAATAGTAATGGGAAGCAATGGGAAGACGGAGATGCCCCATTTAAGAAGATTACAGAGAGGCGAGTTACATGGAATTCTAAGAACATTACACAGCGGGACTTACTTGTGAAAAACCAGTCAAATATACCACAATCTTTGTTGACCAGTGGACATACTGAAATAAATGACACTTTTAGCCAACCCACACCAAGCACTTCTTTATCAAATAAATATCAAACACAGTATGGTGTAATTGCAGAAATAGACCTACATTTGCAAGATGAAGAAACCAAGAGGAAATCTTTGTATAGCCAATCAGAGGAGGATGATGGATTTCTCACAGAATCCGGCATGTTCTCCAGGAAGATGAAGTCTCCCCGGTTACGTAGAAAGCGTCCCAATAATTCACAACCTTCTGTCTCACCTGATAGCTCCAGGATGGATTCAGGTGAGGATGGATCATTGGACTTTGCTCCCAAAACAAACTCTGATGTCAACCAGCCAAGGGATTCCAACCCTTCCATTAAACCCCAGGATACTTACAGAGTGTTAAAGCTGGGATCTTTAAAGAACAACCAAAGTGTCCTCTGGCAAGTTCCTGAAGTGAGACCATCACCAGATCTACAGACTCCTTTTAAGCATGAGCAAACAGATGATGGGAACCTTCAAACGAAACCCAAACTGAAGGGACAGAGATGGACGTCCATCCAAAACCCCTCTTCCTTTCTGCCTGACCACAGACTCAGCCCCTCGCCTCCACCTGGTCTGGACCACCAACTTCACCCTTCTCCCCTCCAGGATTTGCTGCAGAGAGCAAAGGAGCGCGAAAAGGAACGTGGATTTGGAAAACGTGAGGGAAAGGCAAAAGGGAGTACTTTTTCTCTCCAAAATTCTCCAACACTCTCAGCCTCTCCAATACCATCAGCCAGTGATGGCGAGagagaggtagaggaagaggaatCAGGAGTACGCAGTATGATTTATGCATGGAGCTGGAGAGAGGGAAACGTGGACAGATATGAGGATGTAACGAACGAGAG CAATAATGTCCCAGAGGGAATCAGTGTGGACTGGCCTGGCTGGTGTTTTGATGATGAGGAGGTTTTTGACTTTCAGGACTTTGATGAAGAAGACTGGTTTGATCAGACACTGACCACAAATGACCCTCTGAGATCAGAGCCAAAGAGATCCGATAGACAGGACTATGGAGAATGCAGTGAGGTGTAG
- the LOC127658224 gene encoding pleckstrin homology domain-containing family G member 5-like isoform X2, whose translation MWGEGGTETALEQTWTDIVRSHESMLKTQRHQQEALWELLNTELTYINKLKIAKDLVLAALSHCHGNGFLQEVTPTMLFSNLPSILYAHQLFWQEVMYPILQEVRLTGQPFDPMRLEGGCLQFPERFSAYFKYCWEEEINLEFTRRQLDTNPQFHTYLMWVENHPQCGRMRLGDIQAKPHQRITKYPLLLKAVLKTTEDLPTQNALHRMLNSVNNFLESINDYLQVKEDELALSVAAQRIEGYKIEGLSEEIDKHVREYCYFDLMTPLRGVGPKVIRKQLLEETLKVRGRKDNKELVVLLFTDVLLMTKTQKKSDKLKVVRPPLPLEKIHCIELKDGNSFVLVEVGDLGCAVSVYCLSTPSPDSCSSWLSALREAQMALYTLRKTDEANKTLKTTDETELNGLERTLTECELATKVKADSTSQSDSYSDFHPLKQMESISENGTQTLKEVEKSNVQQVVEGKSSPLIDQQNGLNHSAHGRVAKKDESVLTALEDSKTEGRKRSNSNGKQWEDGDAPFKKITERRVTWNSKNITQRDLLVKNQSNIPQSLLTSGHTEINDTFSQPTPSTSLSNKYQTQYGVIAEIDLHLQDEETKRKSLYSQSEEDDGFLTESGMFSRKMKSPRLRRKRPNNSQPSVSPDSSRMDSGEDGSLDFAPKTNSDVNQPRDSNPSIKPQDTYRVLKLGSLKNNQSVLWQVPEVRPSPDLQTPFKHEQTDDGNLQTKPKLKGQRWTSIQNPSSFLPDHRLSPSPPPGLDHQLHPSPLQDLLQRAKEREKERGFGKREGKAKGSTFSLQNSPTLSASPIPSASDGEREVEEEESGVRSMIYAWSWREGNVDRYEDVTNESNNVPEGISVDWPGWCFDDEEVFDFQDFDEEDWFDQTLTTNDPLRSEPKRSDRQDYGECSEV comes from the exons ATGTGGGGGGAGGGAGGTACTGAAACAGCACTGGAACAGACTTGGACTGATATAGTGCGCTCTCATgag TCTATGTTGAAAACCCAGAGACACCAGCAGGAGGCGCTGTGGGAACTGCTGAATACTGAGCTCACCTACATCAATAAACTCAAAATTGCCAAAGAC CTCGTGCTGGCTGCACTGTCACACTGTCATGGAAATGGATTTCTTCAAGAA gttACACCCACAATGCTCTTTTCCAATCTTCCCTCTATCCTTTATGCACATCAACTATTTTGGCAAGAAGTGATGTATCCAATATTACAAGAGGTCCGTCTCACTGGACAACCTTTTGACCCCATGAGACTTGAAGGTGGATGTTTGCAG TTTCCTGAACGTTTCTCTGCTTACTTTAAATACTGTTGGGAAGAGGAGATCAATTTGGAGTTTACACGCAGACAGCTTGACACAAACCCACAATTTCACACATATCTTATG TGGGTGGAAAATCATCCACAATGTGGGCGAATGCGGCTCGGCGATATTCAGGCTAAACCTCACCAAAGAATTACCAAATACCCCCTTCTGCTAAAAGCTGTTCTGAAGACCACAGAAGACCTCCCCACCCAAAATGCACTTCACAGAATG TTGAACAGTGtaaataattttctggaatctATCAATGACTACCTACAAGTTAAAGAGGATGAACTCGCCCTCTCTGTTGCTGCTCAAAGAATAGAGGGATACAAGATTGAAGGTTTGAGTGAAGAAATAGACAAG CATGTTCGAGAGTACTGCTACTTTGATTTGATGACCCCGTTGAGGGGGGTGGGGCCAAAGGTAATACGGAAACAGTTATTAGAAGAAACTTTGAAGGTCAGAGGAAGGAAGGACAATAAG gAGCTTGTGGTCCTGCTCTTTACTGATGTGCTGTTGATGACTAAAACTCAGAAGAAATCTGACAAGCTGAAAGTAGTGCGCCCCCCTCTGCCTCTGGAGAAAATCCACTGCATTGAGCTGAAAGATGGCA ATTCATTTGTGCTGGTGGAGGTTGGTGATCTGGGTTGTGCTGTCAGTGTATACTGTCTGTCCACACCCAGCCCAGACAGCTGCTCGTCATGGTTGTCTGCTCTGCGTGAGGCTCAG ATGGCCTTATACACCCTGAGGAAAACAGATGAGGCCAACAAAACACTGAAGACAACAGATGAGACTGAGTTAAATGGATTAGAAAGAACTCTCACTGAGTGCGAACTGGCTACTAAAGTCAAAGCTGATTCTACTAGCCAATCTGATTCTTACAGTGATTTTCACCCATTGAAGCAAATGGAAAGCATCTCTGAGAATGGAACACAAACATTAAAGGAAGTGGAAAAAAGTAATGTTCAACAGGTGGTGGAGGGTAAGAGCTCTCCACTTATTGATCAACAGAATGGTCTGAACCATTCAGCTCATGGAAGGGTTGCAAAAAAGGATGAAAGTGTACTGACTGCTTTAGAGGATTCAAAAACTGAAGGGAGAAAGAGAAGTAATAGTAATGGGAAGCAATGGGAAGACGGAGATGCCCCATTTAAGAAGATTACAGAGAGGCGAGTTACATGGAATTCTAAGAACATTACACAGCGGGACTTACTTGTGAAAAACCAGTCAAATATACCACAATCTTTGTTGACCAGTGGACATACTGAAATAAATGACACTTTTAGCCAACCCACACCAAGCACTTCTTTATCAAATAAATATCAAACACAGTATGGTGTAATTGCAGAAATAGACCTACATTTGCAAGATGAAGAAACCAAGAGGAAATCTTTGTATAGCCAATCAGAGGAGGATGATGGATTTCTCACAGAATCCGGCATGTTCTCCAGGAAGATGAAGTCTCCCCGGTTACGTAGAAAGCGTCCCAATAATTCACAACCTTCTGTCTCACCTGATAGCTCCAGGATGGATTCAGGTGAGGATGGATCATTGGACTTTGCTCCCAAAACAAACTCTGATGTCAACCAGCCAAGGGATTCCAACCCTTCCATTAAACCCCAGGATACTTACAGAGTGTTAAAGCTGGGATCTTTAAAGAACAACCAAAGTGTCCTCTGGCAAGTTCCTGAAGTGAGACCATCACCAGATCTACAGACTCCTTTTAAGCATGAGCAAACAGATGATGGGAACCTTCAAACGAAACCCAAACTGAAGGGACAGAGATGGACGTCCATCCAAAACCCCTCTTCCTTTCTGCCTGACCACAGACTCAGCCCCTCGCCTCCACCTGGTCTGGACCACCAACTTCACCCTTCTCCCCTCCAGGATTTGCTGCAGAGAGCAAAGGAGCGCGAAAAGGAACGTGGATTTGGAAAACGTGAGGGAAAGGCAAAAGGGAGTACTTTTTCTCTCCAAAATTCTCCAACACTCTCAGCCTCTCCAATACCATCAGCCAGTGATGGCGAGagagaggtagaggaagaggaatCAGGAGTACGCAGTATGATTTATGCATGGAGCTGGAGAGAGGGAAACGTGGACAGATATGAGGATGTAACGAACGAGAG CAATAATGTCCCAGAGGGAATCAGTGTGGACTGGCCTGGCTGGTGTTTTGATGATGAGGAGGTTTTTGACTTTCAGGACTTTGATGAAGAAGACTGGTTTGATCAGACACTGACCACAAATGACCCTCTGAGATCAGAGCCAAAGAGATCCGATAGACAGGACTATGGAGAATGCAGTGAGGTGTAG